A single genomic interval of Coccidioides posadasii str. Silveira chromosome 1, complete sequence harbors:
- a CDS encoding uncharacterized protein (SECRETED:SignalP(1-20)~EggNog:ENOG410PQ64~COG:S) produces MKFSLLSAIAAAVFVPFTSATPLASTADLSYDTHYDDPSLPLSGVTCSDGDNGMITKGYNTAGEIPNYPHVGGAFTVETWNSPNCGKCYKVTYNAKTIFLTAIDHSNSGFNIAKKSMDVLTNGRAEELGRIKVTYEEVASSLCGLK; encoded by the coding sequence ATGAAGTTCTCACTCCTCAGCGCTATCGCAGCGGCTGTCTTCGTCCCTTTCACATCCGCCACTCCACTTGCTAGCACGGCCGACCTCAGCTACGACACTCACTACGATGACCCATCCCTGCCCCTGAGTGGCGTCACCTGTTCTGACGGGGACAATGGCATGATAACAAAGGGCTACAACACCGCCGGCGAGATACCAAACTACCCTCACGTCGGAGGAGCTTTTACGGTCGAAACGTGGAACAGCCCCAACTGTGGAAAGTGCTACAAAGTGACATACAATGCTAAAACGATTTTTTTGACTGCGATCGACCACAGCAACTCCGGATTTAATATCGCGAAGAAGTCGATGGACGTATTGACGAACGGACGGGCAGAGGAATTGGGCAGGATCAAGGTGACCTACGAAGAGGTCGCCTCGTCGTTGTGCGGGTTGAAATAA
- a CDS encoding uncharacterized protein (EggNog:ENOG410PNHN~COG:S) — translation MAPERDRRFFLLSHPRSASNLLVRMLGLDQQPQVAKRWLNGYFFIESYFLSDKLGLRVKNVMDWTDDERTQMRHAYQGAFDTLQNHVSEAEKEGKIVFVKEHSYLLLEPVHQFKLHYGEDGVTEGPWTLDVHESYGTNLTRSEGNITLLPDEFLDTWNPIFLIRHPALMFPSFYRAMVDVRKMDDREVDDDMWVDMNILMSLYCPRTTYDWYAKRRGKAGDSEDQRDVYPIVVDADDVINHPEVVLKLSDKIGLDRDSLRFTWEAKIIKDDGEINLKSQRMLSTLAASQAVLKDKAAGNIDIDIEAKKWREEFGEKVADNLNRLVRASMPDYEYLKDKRMRPSQV, via the coding sequence ATGGCACCAGAGCGGGATCGCCGTTTTTTTCTCTTGTCTCACCCTCGTTCCGCATCTAACCTCCTCGTCCGAATGCTAGGCCTTGACCAACAGCCACAGGTTGCTAAGCGCTGGCTGAACGGGTACTTTTTCATCGAGAGCTACTTCTTGTCCGACAAACTGGGCCTTCGAGTAAAAAATGTCATGGACTGGACAGACGATGAACGGACTCAAATGCGCCACGCCTACCAAGGAGCATTTGATACTTTGCAAAATCACGTCTCCGAGGCGGAGAAGGAAGGCAAGATTGTATTCGTCAAAGAGCATAGCTATCTACTGCTGGAACCGGTACACCAGTTCAAGTTGCACTACGGCGAAGATGGTGTCACCGAAGGCCCATGGACCCTTGATGTGCACGAAAGCTACGGTACGAATCTGACCAGGTCGGAAGGAAATATAACGTTGCTACCGGACGAATTTCTGGATACCTGGAACCCGATTTTCCTTATTCGGCATCCTGCTCTGATGTTTCCATCATTCTACCGAGCGATGGTCGACGTCCGTAAAATGGATGACAGAGAGGTTGATGATGACATGTGGGTTGACATGAACATCCTTATGAGTCTTTACTGTCCACGCACCACATACGATTGGTACGCCAAGCGCCGCGGGAAGGCAGGTGATTCAGAGGATCAACGTGACGTATATCCCATCGTCGTCGACGCGGATGACGTTATCAACCACCCGGAAGTAGTCCTCAAGCTTAGTGACAAAATTGGCTTGGACCGAGATAGCCTGCGATTCACCTGGGAGGCAAAAATCATTAAGGACGACGGGGAAATTAACTTGAAATCGCAAAGGATGCTATCGACCCTAGCGGCATCGCAAGCCGTTCTCAAAGACAAGGCTGCAGGCAACATCGATATCGATATTGAGGCTAAGAAGTGGAGAGAAGAGTTTGGCGAAAAGGTAGCGGATAACTTAAATAGGTTGGTTAGGGCTTCGATGCCGGACTACGAGTATCTGAAGGATAAGAGGATGAGGCCGAGTCAAGTTTAG
- a CDS encoding uncharacterized protein (TransMembrane:1 (o25-46i)), producing MRQLLIGNDSESQTQHPAFSTTLLIMNRLVVALAILATCTFAVPIASTAEDLATRAEECPVLMQESCNIECQDQGREAGNCIMEKAKKKEKWCSCYGTSRVRNKRDELKLHTRDGLHHLDEDGDTERRRPPSRRQSSDDQRTRESGRTLNARDNLHHLDEDGDTEHWPPPSRRQHIDDENTTGSSHILQTRDDVRLPSNTHA from the exons ATGAGGCAGCTCCTCATTGGAAATGATTCTGAATCGCAAACGCAGCACCCGGCCTTTTCTACAACTCTACTCATAATGAATCGCCTTGTTGTTGCCCTCGCCATCTTGGCTACGTGCACTTTTGCAGTGCCTATCGCTTCTACAGCAGAAGACCTTGCCACTCGTGCCGAAGAATGCCCTGTTTTGATGCAGGAATCCTGCAACATAGAG TGTCAAGACCAGGGACGAGAAGCCGGTAACTGCATTATGGAGAAGGCTAA gaagaaggagaaaTGGTGTAGCTGTTATGGAACTTCTCGCGTCCGGAATAAGCGAGATGAGCTGAAGCTGCATACTCGAGATGGCCTCCACCATCTTGACGAGGACGGTGATACTGAACGTCGCCGTCCACCTTCTCGTCGCCAATCTTCAGATGACCAGCGTACGAGGGAGAGCGGACGGACTTTAAATGCTCGGGACAACCTCCACCATCTTGACGAGGATGGTGATACTGAACATTGGCCCCCACCTTCTCGCCGCCAACATATAGATGATGAGAATACAACGGGAAGCTCGCATATCTTACAGACTCGAGATGACGTCCGCCTTCCTAGTAACACCCATGCCTAG